The Wolbachia endosymbiont of Ctenocephalides felis wCfeT genome includes a region encoding these proteins:
- the rpsR gene encoding 30S ribosomal protein S18, with product MIKRRNNANNSYVSVNNRTGFRRSKVCPLAESRDEDIDYKNTDLLSKFTSDYGRILPRRLTGVCAKRQRKLRLAVIRARFLALVPYCTKKI from the coding sequence ATGATAAAGAGGCGGAACAATGCCAATAATTCTTATGTGTCTGTAAATAATAGGACTGGTTTTAGGCGTTCTAAAGTTTGTCCTCTTGCTGAGTCAAGAGATGAGGATATAGATTATAAAAACACAGATTTATTATCTAAGTTTACCTCTGATTATGGCAGAATATTGCCTAGAAGATTAACAGGTGTGTGTGCAAAAAGACAAAGAAAATTGCGTTTAGCAGTTATAAGAGCACGTTTTTTAGCTCTTGTTCCTTACTGTACTAAAAAAATTTAG
- the rpsF gene encoding 30S ribosomal protein S6, whose translation MNLYEFTFIAQQGLLQQEVEGMAQELGVSLKNIKSDVIFQQVKSILEKWNNKLTKQELEANARKIQESLVSYCDFLESLTKILWVDLEEDFSNLKEIKLKIDKELKDELKDLGVTEKFPEVSKQMTKSTFIHKMVKAVKESIIEHTIKIFLSIFKDFNIGSVSRALEILVENIGASGLVKYEYWGLLDFAYPINKTKSGHYCMMCVSSTSSIMDEFVRRIKLNENVIRHLSVQVDKFFEGKSNMMNKQSEEQNS comes from the coding sequence GTGAATCTTTATGAATTTACTTTTATAGCACAGCAGGGGTTACTCCAACAAGAAGTAGAAGGAATGGCTCAGGAGCTCGGTGTTTCATTAAAAAACATCAAGTCAGATGTTATTTTTCAGCAAGTAAAAAGTATTCTAGAAAAGTGGAATAATAAACTTACAAAACAAGAGTTAGAAGCGAATGCTCGGAAGATTCAAGAGAGTTTAGTTTCCTACTGTGATTTCTTGGAAAGTCTTACAAAAATTTTGTGGGTTGATTTGGAAGAAGATTTTTCAAATTTAAAAGAAATAAAGTTGAAAATTGATAAAGAATTAAAGGATGAATTAAAGGATTTAGGAGTAACAGAAAAGTTCCCAGAAGTTAGTAAACAAATGACTAAAAGTACTTTTATTCATAAAATGGTAAAAGCTGTTAAGGAAAGTATTATAGAACACACAATAAAAATTTTTCTAAGCATTTTTAAGGATTTCAATATAGGAAGTGTAAGTAGAGCGCTAGAAATACTTGTGGAAAATATTGGGGCTTCAGGGCTAGTTAAATATGAATATTGGGGTTTATTGGATTTTGCATATCCAATAAACAAGACAAAAAGTGGCCATTACTGTATGATGTGTGTAAGCTCTACTTCAAGCATTATGGATGAGTTTGTGCGTAGGATAAAACTTAACGAAAATGTAATTCGTCACTTATCTGTACAAGTTGATAAATTTTTTGAAGGTAAATCTAATATGATGAATAAACAATCTGAGGAACAAAACTCATGA